The following are encoded together in the Tistrella mobilis genome:
- a CDS encoding toll/interleukin-1 receptor domain-containing protein has product MSDVYIIYSREDVGQADRLVRTLSTRWDVWWDDKIIGDFSTVIEREIQNTKCVVPLWSPTSKDKNHVKDELRLAEQYNIPIIPAKIISTHAPYGFNGYSAVDLVGWAGEDDHPGIQQLMRKISLVVPPRTAPKRPSAIAAGKVALPSLFLSVSSHETQLVPLEALKALRLFGTSTILVSAYDLFPPRRPRGIAQELRRIRAQGGFVLIDSGNYEATRRDDDGWKPQDFKLALEGISHDWVYCFDEMAPLKNKKRAVDQVIAAVERDRQFTKAPVLPIVHAPATRSKGYDLTTLPEVVRDVADHLQPPMIALAERELGRGLIQRAQTMRRVRNELDRLSFYQPIHLLGTGNPWSIAILTAAGADSFDGLEWCRVAVDRQQHRLNHYQHFDFFAYQAQMASSPITVSAISDENIDYAGKVAFHNLDYYRELTHELQAAASKNRLEAFAVGLLGGSNSKQLIEQMPDLFR; this is encoded by the coding sequence ATGTCAGATGTCTATATAATCTATTCGCGAGAAGATGTCGGACAGGCTGATAGATTAGTAAGAACACTTTCAACGCGATGGGATGTGTGGTGGGACGATAAAATCATCGGCGACTTCTCGACAGTGATCGAACGTGAGATTCAAAATACTAAATGCGTTGTCCCTCTCTGGTCGCCAACGTCCAAAGATAAAAACCACGTCAAGGACGAACTTCGTTTAGCAGAACAATATAATATTCCGATTATTCCCGCAAAGATCATCTCAACACATGCGCCGTATGGATTTAATGGGTATAGTGCCGTTGATCTTGTGGGTTGGGCCGGAGAAGACGATCATCCAGGCATCCAGCAACTGATGCGCAAGATTTCGCTTGTCGTCCCGCCGAGGACGGCGCCAAAACGCCCGTCAGCTATAGCTGCGGGCAAAGTCGCCCTTCCGAGCTTGTTTCTCTCCGTGTCATCACACGAGACGCAACTCGTTCCTCTCGAAGCTCTTAAGGCGCTTCGTCTCTTTGGCACATCGACGATCCTCGTCTCCGCCTACGACTTATTCCCCCCCCGTCGTCCCCGAGGTATCGCGCAGGAACTGAGACGGATCCGCGCACAGGGCGGTTTCGTCCTCATCGACTCAGGCAACTACGAAGCGACGCGACGCGACGACGACGGCTGGAAGCCCCAGGACTTCAAATTGGCATTGGAAGGAATTTCGCACGATTGGGTGTATTGCTTCGACGAAATGGCCCCGCTGAAGAATAAAAAGCGCGCGGTTGATCAAGTTATCGCTGCAGTCGAACGAGACAGGCAATTCACTAAAGCCCCCGTCCTTCCAATCGTTCATGCTCCCGCCACCCGTTCGAAAGGATATGACCTTACAACTCTTCCCGAGGTGGTGCGAGATGTCGCCGACCATCTCCAGCCACCGATGATCGCGCTGGCAGAGCGGGAGTTGGGCCGAGGACTGATTCAGAGGGCACAAACCATGAGACGTGTCCGAAACGAGCTCGATCGCCTATCCTTTTATCAACCGATCCACCTCCTCGGTACAGGAAATCCATGGAGTATAGCGATCTTGACAGCAGCTGGAGCAGACAGCTTCGATGGCTTAGAATGGTGCCGGGTCGCCGTTGACCGACAGCAACATAGATTGAATCACTACCAGCATTTCGATTTTTTTGCATATCAAGCGCAGATGGCGAGTTCGCCGATCACTGTTTCCGCCATCTCTGATGAAAACATCGATTACGCGGGAAAAGTTGCCTTTCATAACTTAGATTATTATCGGGAACTGACACATGAATTGCAGGCCGCTGCTTCAAAAAATCGCTTAGAAGCATTTGCCGTCGGGCTGCTTGGTGGATCCAATTCAAAGCAGCTTATTGAGCAAATGCCGGATTTATTCAGATGA
- a CDS encoding 8-oxoguanine DNA glycosylase — MRNDAARLEYAITLICPEIEERVKRAQSTLDERSLWWELSCCLLSSQVPYGLAVATADALDKRQLLLNTSAPEAELADEIFTVLRQPVLVNGSFRNYRFPKSKSIQLASARASISQESGELCSLVYAFGNAACARAWLVSNVSGIGPKQASMFLRNTGISYDLAVLDRHVLNYMSVIGLYDGTGRAISKLAQYHAQENKLIAHANRLGFAVGLLDWAIWIVMRVAGCQETENALA, encoded by the coding sequence ATGAGAAACGATGCTGCCAGGCTAGAATATGCCATTACACTCATATGCCCTGAGATTGAGGAAAGGGTCAAGCGTGCTCAGAGTACTCTTGATGAGCGAAGCCTTTGGTGGGAGCTTTCCTGCTGCCTATTGAGCAGCCAGGTACCGTATGGGCTTGCCGTAGCCACCGCTGATGCACTCGATAAACGACAGCTTCTTCTCAATACATCAGCGCCCGAGGCTGAACTCGCCGATGAGATTTTCACGGTCCTCCGTCAGCCGGTACTGGTTAACGGCAGCTTCCGAAACTACCGCTTTCCCAAATCAAAATCGATACAGCTGGCCTCTGCGCGTGCGTCGATTTCCCAGGAGAGTGGCGAGCTTTGCTCGCTGGTATATGCCTTCGGAAATGCGGCATGCGCTCGCGCTTGGCTTGTGTCGAATGTATCGGGAATTGGGCCAAAGCAAGCCAGTATGTTCTTACGGAACACAGGAATCAGCTACGATCTCGCGGTCTTGGATCGTCACGTATTGAACTACATGTCGGTGATTGGTCTCTATGATGGAACTGGGCGAGCTATTTCAAAGCTAGCCCAGTATCATGCACAAGAGAATAAGCTGATTGCCCATGCAAATAGGCTCGGCTTTGCTGTAGGTCTTCTGGACTGGGCGATTTGGATAGTCATGCGGGTTGCGGGCTGTCAAGAAACGGAGAATGCGTTAGCATGA
- a CDS encoding 7-cyano-7-deazaguanine synthase — protein sequence MSIVTLVSGGLDSTVVAYLAKEEGIRQYPIFIDYGQRSRDRELAACRSIMAKLRLPDLEVADLSGFGRLIKSGLTDHSQRVLEDAFTPGRNLLFLLIAAAYAFQRDADAVAIGLLHEETSLFPDQTSAFLQEAEAMIARSMGREIKVLAPLSSFHKQEVIELATLKGIEGTYSCHLGGETPCGACIACNEFKFEGI from the coding sequence ATGAGCATCGTCACACTCGTTTCCGGTGGACTCGATTCCACAGTAGTCGCCTACCTTGCAAAAGAAGAAGGAATCCGTCAGTACCCGATTTTCATAGACTACGGACAAAGGTCGCGTGATCGAGAGCTCGCTGCCTGTAGATCAATAATGGCCAAACTGCGGTTACCTGACTTAGAAGTTGCTGACTTATCCGGCTTCGGGCGCCTTATCAAGTCTGGGCTGACGGACCACAGCCAGCGAGTACTTGAAGATGCCTTTACTCCCGGTCGAAATCTCCTCTTTCTGCTGATAGCAGCCGCCTACGCATTTCAGCGCGATGCCGACGCTGTAGCGATCGGGCTTCTTCATGAAGAGACTAGCTTGTTTCCTGATCAGACGTCGGCGTTCTTACAGGAGGCGGAGGCAATGATCGCACGCAGCATGGGCCGTGAGATAAAGGTACTTGCGCCGCTCTCTTCCTTCCATAAGCAGGAAGTCATCGAACTCGCAACACTGAAAGGCATCGAAGGCACTTATTCGTGCCACCTGGGCGGGGAAACACCTTGCGGAGCGTGCATCGCGTGTAATGAATTCAAATTCGAAGGGATCTGA
- a CDS encoding TIR domain-containing protein has protein sequence MGGGSSGSWSRLGDIRSLEEKAKAALQGGKRNVFISFATEDMNEVNILRAQAKNENNDIEFADHSVREPYDSDRAEYIKQKIRERISRSSVCIVYISDNTAQSRWVTWEVETSLALGKKVVAVHPRGGAPRQNPSWVAKHGVKIVQWDQLGAELK, from the coding sequence ATGGGCGGCGGGAGCAGCGGAAGTTGGAGCAGGTTAGGCGACATTCGGTCGCTGGAGGAAAAGGCCAAAGCGGCACTTCAGGGAGGTAAACGCAATGTCTTCATAAGTTTCGCAACAGAAGATATGAATGAGGTCAATATTCTACGCGCGCAGGCGAAGAACGAGAACAATGATATCGAATTCGCCGATCACTCTGTTCGCGAGCCTTACGATAGCGACCGCGCAGAATATATCAAACAAAAGATCCGCGAGAGGATATCCCGCTCATCTGTTTGTATCGTCTACATATCTGACAATACCGCACAAAGTCGATGGGTGACCTGGGAAGTGGAGACTAGTCTCGCTCTTGGGAAAAAGGTGGTGGCTGTTCACCCCCGGGGTGGCGCCCCGCGGCAAAATCCATCATGGGTGGCAAAGCATGGCGTAAAGATCGTCCAGTGGGATCAATTGGGGGCTGAACTCAAATAA
- a CDS encoding DUF4231 domain-containing protein: protein MEPDDFPALYRSADGSATDAQLTHLWLIRLQYIFLIFAATVSVWFGSSPDLYIIYALVLAASTVLLLYMIVQKPEKEWYECRALAESIKTSTWRYMMRAEPFEDASKLSTVAEKFSRFLKAILDANSHVRGSISRRPVVGDQITNEMNTVRALPLTERIQRYTADRIKDQREWYVAKSRWNRRQFCLWTWICIIVQGIAIVLALIRIRYDPSWMIWPTEPLLVIASSMIGWIQLKKFNELASAYNLTAHEIGILQTRLSTIDSEEKFSAFVNEAERAFSREHTQWAARQIENV, encoded by the coding sequence ATGGAACCTGACGATTTTCCCGCATTATACAGGTCGGCAGACGGTTCGGCCACTGATGCCCAGTTGACCCATCTATGGCTCATCCGACTGCAGTATATTTTTCTCATATTCGCGGCGACGGTCTCTGTATGGTTTGGATCATCTCCTGATCTGTACATCATTTATGCGTTGGTTCTGGCCGCATCTACGGTCCTTCTATTATATATGATCGTCCAAAAGCCTGAGAAAGAGTGGTACGAGTGTCGAGCGCTGGCAGAGTCGATCAAGACATCTACTTGGCGCTACATGATGCGCGCTGAGCCGTTCGAAGATGCCTCGAAACTCTCAACAGTCGCCGAAAAATTCTCTCGGTTTCTGAAAGCGATTTTAGACGCCAACAGCCACGTCCGCGGCTCAATAAGCCGCCGGCCGGTCGTCGGCGATCAGATTACCAACGAAATGAACACTGTTCGCGCTCTGCCTCTGACAGAGCGTATTCAGCGATATACGGCTGACAGGATCAAGGATCAGCGCGAATGGTATGTGGCAAAATCCAGGTGGAATAGGCGGCAGTTTTGCTTATGGACATGGATATGCATCATCGTTCAGGGGATCGCGATAGTTTTAGCTCTGATCCGCATCCGCTATGATCCATCATGGATGATTTGGCCAACCGAGCCTTTGTTGGTGATCGCCTCTTCCATGATAGGCTGGATTCAGCTGAAGAAATTCAACGAACTTGCTTCTGCCTACAACCTCACTGCCCATGAAATCGGTATTTTGCAGACCCGACTTAGCACGATCGACAGCGAAGAGAAGTTTTCTGCCTTCGTAAATGAAGCCGAACGAGCTTTCTCGCGTGAACATACTCAATGGGCCGCGCGGCAGATCGAGAATGTATGA
- a CDS encoding GAF domain-containing protein: MTAGPGLDALRDALEGIIPSVIATLDADGMPNISYLSHVHYVDAGHVALSNQFFSKTAANVRRTGRATVMVVDARTGDQFLLDLVFVGARTTGEVFERIAVHLEVMSAAQGMGEVMRLRAVDLYRVEAVTRVVAAEPLEMPPPRPQAPDHLAVAARLAALMAAEPDADRLLDLTLDRLVADLGMGNLVVAVPDETGGLLTTIASRGYPQFGVGSEVALGEGVIGVAALRRRVLRIADMRRGQRYVAAVRGAMDRPPMAGIPFPSLAQPQCQLAVPMIAQGRLVGVLFTESAESFAFGHAEEAVLSIVAATLALALDRAEAERGEAPAAEAPDPAPAGRRPIRLRYFPRDGSIFIDGDYLIRGVPGRLLHHFVTAYLATGRQDFTNREIRRDAALRLPDFKDNLETRLILLRRRLDEKPGPITLTRPARGAIRLDYAGQPEIEVVVM, from the coding sequence ATGACCGCCGGGCCGGGCCTTGATGCGCTGCGCGATGCGCTGGAAGGCATCATCCCCTCGGTCATCGCCACCCTCGATGCCGACGGCATGCCCAACATCTCCTATCTCTCCCACGTCCACTATGTGGATGCGGGCCATGTCGCGCTGTCGAACCAGTTCTTTTCCAAGACCGCGGCCAATGTCCGCCGCACGGGCCGGGCGACGGTGATGGTGGTCGATGCCCGCACCGGCGACCAGTTCCTGCTCGACCTGGTCTTCGTCGGCGCCCGCACCACGGGCGAGGTGTTCGAGCGCATCGCCGTCCATCTGGAGGTGATGAGCGCCGCCCAGGGCATGGGCGAGGTGATGCGCCTGCGCGCGGTCGATCTCTACCGGGTGGAGGCGGTGACCCGGGTGGTGGCGGCGGAACCGCTGGAGATGCCGCCACCCCGGCCGCAGGCGCCGGATCATCTGGCGGTCGCGGCCCGGCTTGCCGCCCTGATGGCGGCGGAGCCCGATGCCGACCGTCTGCTCGATCTCACCCTCGATCGTCTGGTTGCGGATCTGGGCATGGGCAATCTGGTGGTGGCGGTTCCGGACGAAACCGGCGGCCTGCTCACCACCATCGCCAGCCGCGGCTATCCGCAATTCGGTGTCGGGTCGGAGGTGGCGCTGGGGGAGGGGGTGATCGGCGTGGCCGCCCTGCGCCGCCGGGTGCTGCGCATCGCCGACATGCGCCGCGGCCAGCGCTATGTCGCGGCGGTCAGGGGGGCGATGGACCGGCCGCCCATGGCCGGGATCCCGTTCCCGTCCCTGGCGCAGCCGCAATGCCAGCTGGCGGTACCGATGATCGCCCAGGGCCGGCTGGTGGGGGTGCTTTTCACCGAATCGGCCGAAAGCTTCGCCTTCGGCCATGCGGAAGAGGCGGTGCTGTCGATCGTGGCGGCAACGCTCGCCCTCGCCCTCGACCGGGCCGAGGCGGAGCGGGGGGAGGCACCAGCGGCCGAGGCACCTGACCCGGCGCCCGCGGGCCGGCGCCCGATCCGGCTGCGCTATTTCCCGCGCGACGGCAGCATTTTCATCGACGGCGACTATCTGATCCGCGGCGTGCCCGGCCGGCTGCTCCACCATTTCGTCACGGCCTATCTGGCGACCGGGCGTCAGGATTTCACCAACCGTGAAATCCGCCGCGATGCGGCCCTGCGCCTGCCGGATTTCAAGGACAATCTGGAAACCCGCCTGATCCTGCTTCGCCGCCGCCTGGACGAAAAACCCGGCCCCATCACCCTGACCCGCCCCGCCCGCGGCGCCATCCGCCTGGACTATGCCGGGCAGCCGGAGATCGAGGTGGTGGTCATGTAG
- a CDS encoding hemerythrin domain-containing protein: protein MTMIHGSRSDAAITPILPLDGRYDLYGPVHKGLRRAGMALLDRLGRADFASPAATTGLLTELRDYLRLATAHIAHESDTIHRALEARTGPATEELDRQHADHHRSIAGLIARITALTDDFSGTREEAGRALYLAFAAHLARDFAHMHEEETVTTPLLQAVFSDAELAAIEMEIVSTLSPEMNLAFMRLIIPALSPAERVRLLGGVRATAPTEVFRLLMDEVARPLLPPADFADLALRLQIAA, encoded by the coding sequence ATGACCATGATCCACGGCAGCCGGTCCGACGCCGCCATCACCCCGATCCTGCCGCTGGACGGGCGGTACGATCTTTACGGCCCCGTGCACAAGGGGCTGCGGCGGGCCGGCATGGCCCTGCTCGACCGGCTGGGCCGGGCGGATTTCGCCAGCCCGGCCGCGACCACCGGCCTGCTGACCGAGCTGCGTGACTATCTGCGGCTCGCCACCGCCCATATCGCCCATGAAAGCGACACCATCCATCGGGCGCTGGAGGCCCGCACAGGGCCTGCGACCGAAGAGCTGGACCGCCAGCATGCCGATCATCACCGCTCGATCGCCGGGCTGATCGCGCGGATCACCGCGCTGACCGACGACTTCTCCGGGACCCGCGAAGAGGCCGGCCGTGCGCTCTATCTGGCCTTCGCGGCCCATCTGGCCCGGGATTTCGCCCATATGCACGAGGAAGAGACGGTGACCACGCCCCTGCTTCAGGCCGTGTTCAGCGATGCCGAACTGGCCGCGATCGAGATGGAGATCGTGAGCACGCTGTCGCCCGAGATGAACCTGGCCTTCATGCGGCTGATCATCCCGGCGCTGTCGCCGGCCGAGCGGGTGCGGCTGCTGGGCGGCGTGCGCGCCACGGCACCGACCGAGGTGTTCCGGCTGCTGATGGACGAGGTCGCCCGGCCGCTGCTGCCGCCGGCCGATTTCGCCGACCTTGCCCTCAGGCTGCAGATCGCGGCCTGA
- a CDS encoding alpha/beta hydrolase, producing the protein MTARFRTTGRFATAAALLAAVVSFQAGLLTPSRAEAQLATPAAALCERQIAIKAPMPAPVDASGDLVGSFGFPCAAGADAVLPVVLMLAGSGPTDRDGNQPGLRTDLLRMLAEDLAARGIASLRVDKRGIGASRAAIADEALMTIDLLASDAAQWTRAARRLADGAPVIVLGHSEGGLIALLAARREAPDAIVLAATPGEPAIRTLERQLAQAPMPDDLRRTADRILADLGAGRKVADVPLELAPLFRPSVQPYLISWLGIDPATVMERFGGPVLILQGDRDLQVTTADARRLAAGRPKDTRVEILAGLNHVLKPAPADRAGNIAAYTAPGLRPDPRVAMLISAFAGTGATP; encoded by the coding sequence ATGACGGCCCGCTTCCGGACAACCGGACGCTTTGCGACCGCGGCGGCTCTGCTCGCCGCGGTCGTGTCGTTTCAGGCCGGCCTGCTGACGCCGTCCCGGGCCGAGGCGCAGCTGGCGACGCCGGCCGCGGCCCTGTGTGAGCGTCAGATCGCGATCAAGGCGCCGATGCCGGCACCGGTCGACGCGTCCGGCGATCTGGTCGGCAGTTTCGGTTTTCCCTGTGCCGCCGGTGCCGATGCGGTGCTGCCGGTGGTGCTGATGCTGGCGGGGTCCGGCCCCACCGATCGCGACGGCAACCAGCCGGGGCTGCGCACCGATCTGTTGCGCATGCTGGCGGAAGATCTGGCGGCGCGCGGCATCGCCAGCCTGCGGGTCGACAAGCGCGGCATCGGCGCCAGCCGGGCGGCGATTGCCGACGAGGCGCTGATGACCATCGACCTGCTGGCCTCGGACGCCGCCCAATGGACCCGTGCCGCGCGCAGGCTGGCCGATGGGGCGCCGGTAATCGTGCTCGGCCACAGCGAAGGCGGGCTGATCGCCCTGCTGGCGGCACGGCGCGAGGCACCCGATGCCATCGTGCTGGCCGCGACCCCGGGGGAGCCCGCCATCCGCACGCTGGAACGCCAGCTGGCCCAGGCCCCGATGCCGGATGATCTGCGCCGCACCGCCGACCGGATCCTGGCCGATCTCGGTGCCGGCCGGAAGGTCGCCGATGTGCCGCTGGAACTGGCGCCGCTGTTCCGGCCTTCCGTCCAGCCCTATCTGATCTCGTGGCTGGGCATCGACCCCGCGACCGTGATGGAGCGTTTCGGCGGGCCGGTGCTGATCCTGCAGGGCGATCGCGACCTTCAGGTCACCACCGCCGATGCCCGCCGCCTGGCCGCGGGCCGCCCGAAAGATACCCGGGTCGAAATCCTGGCCGGGCTCAACCACGTGCTGAAACCGGCCCCGGCCGACCGGGCGGGCAATATCGCCGCCTATACCGCCCCGGGGCTCAGGCCGGATCCGCGGGTGGCCATGCTGATCTCGGCCTTTGCGGGTACCGGCGCCACGCCCTGA
- the prfB gene encoding peptide chain release factor 2 (programmed frameshift), with protein MRAEIKSLADEIEQTFGLLRRYLDWENALIRLEELNALSEDPKLWDDPARAQKVMRERTQLEGAIERYRKLEQAFRDDLELAELGEMEDDESVVDEAQASLGRLLDELLKLKVESLLSGEVDGNDSYLEVHAGAGGTESQDWALMLLRMYTRWAESHGYKTELVEETDGEEAGIKSATLLIKGQNAFGWAKTETGVHRLVRISPFDSQARRQTSFAAVHVYPVIDDSIDIEILDKDLRIDTYRASGAGGQHVNRTDSAIRITHVPTGIVVQCQQDRSQHKNRATAMGMLKARLYERELRMREEKAQAEADAKTDIGWGHQIRSYVLHPYQMVKDLRTGVETGNTQAVLNGDLDAFMQAALSARVEGTSGDVGDLD; from the exons ATGCGCGCCGAGATCAAGTCGCTCGCCGACGAGATCGAGCAGACCTTCGGTCTGCTGAGGAGGTATCTT GACTGGGAGAACGCGCTCATCCGGCTCGAAGAGCTGAACGCCCTCTCCGAAGATCCGAAGCTCTGGGATGATCCGGCGCGCGCGCAGAAGGTGATGCGCGAACGCACCCAGCTGGAAGGCGCCATCGAGCGCTATCGCAAGCTGGAACAGGCGTTCCGCGACGATCTGGAACTCGCCGAACTGGGCGAGATGGAAGACGATGAAAGCGTCGTCGACGAGGCCCAGGCCTCGCTCGGCCGGCTGCTCGACGAGCTGCTGAAGCTCAAGGTCGAAAGCCTGCTCTCGGGCGAGGTCGACGGCAATGACAGCTATCTTGAAGTCCATGCCGGCGCCGGTGGCACCGAAAGCCAGGACTGGGCGCTGATGCTGCTGCGCATGTATACACGCTGGGCGGAATCGCATGGCTACAAGACCGAACTGGTCGAAGAGACCGACGGCGAAGAGGCGGGCATCAAATCGGCCACCCTGCTGATCAAGGGCCAGAACGCCTTCGGCTGGGCGAAGACCGAGACCGGCGTCCACCGGCTGGTGCGCATCTCGCCTTTCGACAGCCAGGCCCGGCGCCAGACCAGCTTCGCCGCCGTCCATGTCTATCCGGTGATCGACGACTCGATCGACATCGAGATCCTGGACAAGGATCTGCGCATCGATACCTACCGGGCCTCGGGTGCCGGTGGCCAGCACGTCAACCGGACGGACAGCGCCATCCGCATCACCCATGTGCCCACCGGCATCGTGGTGCAGTGCCAGCAGGACCGGTCGCAGCACAAGAACCGCGCCACCGCCATGGGCATGCTGAAGGCACGCCTTTACGAGCGTGAACTCAGGATGCGGGAAGAAAAGGCCCAGGCCGAGGCGGATGCCAAGACCGATATCGGCTGGGGCCACCAGATCCGCTCCTACGTGCTGCACCCCTACCAGATGGTCAAGGATCTGCGCACCGGGGTGGAGACCGGCAACACCCAGGCGGTGCTGAACGGCGATCTGGATGCCTTCATGCAGGCGGCGCTGTCGGCCAGGGTCGAGGGCACCTCCGGCGATGTCGGCGATCTCGACTGA